The following are encoded together in the Nocardioides thalensis genome:
- a CDS encoding DciA family protein has protein sequence MPDQERPDDPETPTSAGNSPEPGDDDHRPEGLDLARAILRGTAGGRKSDVPRRRTSKSGGGKDNRLWRRSRAQDVPTSGAHPGERDPQLLGSEVARIIEERGWGLDLQVRAVFARWGEIVGPEIGAHSTPEALTDGTLVVRTDSTAWATQLKLLAASLVKRLNAELGDGTVTVVEVLGPTAPSWKHGRLGTRDGRGPRDTYG, from the coding sequence GTGCCTGACCAGGAACGCCCCGACGACCCGGAAACCCCCACCAGTGCGGGCAATTCTCCCGAGCCGGGCGACGACGACCACCGTCCCGAAGGGCTCGACCTGGCGCGCGCGATCCTCCGCGGCACCGCGGGCGGACGGAAGTCGGATGTGCCGCGGCGCCGTACGAGCAAGTCCGGCGGGGGCAAGGACAACCGGCTCTGGCGGCGGTCCCGCGCGCAGGACGTGCCCACCAGCGGGGCGCACCCCGGCGAGCGCGACCCGCAGCTGCTCGGGTCGGAGGTGGCCCGGATCATCGAGGAGCGCGGCTGGGGGCTCGACCTCCAGGTGCGGGCGGTCTTCGCACGGTGGGGCGAGATCGTCGGTCCCGAGATCGGCGCCCACTCCACGCCCGAGGCGCTCACCGACGGCACCCTCGTCGTGCGCACCGACTCCACCGCATGGGCGACCCAGCTGAAGCTGCTCGCGGCGTCCCTCGTCAAGCGGCTCAACGCCGAGCTCGGCGACGGCACGGTGACCGTCGTCGAGGTGCTCGGGCCGACCGCGCCGAGCTGGAAGCACGGCCGGCTCGGCACCCGCGACGGGCGGGGCCCGCGCGACACCTACGGGTGA
- the gyrB gene encoding DNA topoisomerase (ATP-hydrolyzing) subunit B, translating into MAIGPGAHPHGCCASAFVVPPPPERGPHLSTQDEPTTPTNGQAPLGDYDASAIQVLEGLEAVRKRPGMYIGSTGERGLHHLIWEIVDNAVDEALAGYCDTIQVTLREDGSISVTDNGRGIPTDTAPGQELPAATLALTVLHAGGKFGGGGYKVSGGLHGVGSSVVNALSTHLRLEIKNRGYLWEQDFSLGIPDYPLRQVRELEEGEGTGTTVIWTASPDIFETTTYSLETITTRFREMAFLNKGLKIVLRDERPQSGDIAEAVADETVANELDQADPDAIHADGHALEQVFCYERGLADYVDHLNRRKATLSSIIAFEAETPQDVDNPMSLEVAMQWQASSYNESVHTFANTINTPEGGTHEEGFRAALTSLMNRWGEEWGLIKKKEDRLTGDDIREGLTAIISLKLGEPQFEGQTKAKLGNTEAKGFAQGVVNDQLGAWLEKNPVEGKDIIRKAQAAASARIAARKARDLARNRKGLLGGGGLPGKLSDCQSRNPEECEVFIVEGDSAGGSARQGRDPRIQAILPIRGKILNVEKARIDKVLGNQEVQSIISALGTGIQEEFDLDKLRYHKVVLMADADVDGHHINTLLLTLLFRFMKPLIEHGHVFMAQPPLYRLRWNKPHEHEFVYSDSERDALLRAGTEAGKKLPKENPVQRYKGLGEMNAKELWETTMDPDQRLMLQVTLDDAAHADEIFSILMGEDVEQRRSFIQRNAKDVRFLDI; encoded by the coding sequence ATGGCGATCGGGCCGGGCGCGCATCCTCACGGCTGTTGCGCATCGGCCTTCGTCGTGCCTCCACCTCCCGAAAGAGGACCTCACTTGTCGACCCAGGACGAGCCCACCACCCCGACGAACGGCCAGGCACCCCTCGGTGACTACGACGCGTCGGCGATCCAGGTCCTCGAGGGGCTCGAGGCGGTCCGCAAGCGGCCCGGCATGTACATCGGGTCCACCGGCGAGCGCGGCCTGCACCACCTGATCTGGGAGATCGTGGACAACGCGGTCGACGAGGCGCTCGCGGGCTACTGCGACACGATCCAGGTCACGTTGCGCGAGGACGGCTCGATCAGCGTCACCGACAACGGCCGCGGCATCCCGACCGACACCGCTCCCGGCCAGGAGCTGCCGGCGGCGACGCTCGCGCTCACCGTGCTGCACGCCGGCGGCAAGTTCGGCGGCGGCGGCTACAAGGTCTCCGGCGGTCTGCACGGCGTCGGCTCGTCCGTCGTCAACGCGCTGTCGACCCACCTCCGCCTCGAGATCAAGAACCGCGGCTACCTCTGGGAGCAGGACTTCTCGCTCGGCATCCCCGACTACCCCCTGCGCCAGGTCCGCGAGCTCGAGGAGGGGGAGGGCACCGGTACCACCGTGATCTGGACCGCCTCGCCCGACATCTTCGAGACCACGACGTACTCGCTGGAGACCATCACCACCCGGTTCCGCGAGATGGCGTTCCTCAACAAGGGCCTCAAGATCGTGCTGCGCGACGAGCGGCCGCAGTCCGGCGACATCGCCGAGGCGGTGGCCGACGAGACCGTCGCCAACGAGCTCGACCAGGCCGACCCCGACGCGATCCACGCCGACGGCCACGCGCTGGAGCAGGTCTTCTGCTACGAGCGCGGCCTCGCCGACTACGTCGACCACCTCAACCGGCGCAAGGCGACGCTCTCGTCGATCATCGCGTTCGAGGCCGAGACGCCGCAGGACGTCGACAACCCGATGAGCCTCGAGGTCGCCATGCAGTGGCAGGCCTCGTCCTACAACGAGTCGGTCCACACGTTCGCCAACACGATCAACACTCCCGAGGGCGGCACCCATGAGGAGGGCTTCCGCGCCGCGCTGACCTCGCTCATGAACCGCTGGGGCGAGGAGTGGGGCCTGATCAAGAAGAAGGAGGACCGGCTCACCGGAGACGACATCCGCGAGGGCCTGACCGCCATCATCAGCCTCAAGCTCGGCGAGCCGCAGTTCGAGGGCCAGACCAAGGCCAAGCTCGGCAACACCGAGGCCAAGGGCTTCGCCCAGGGCGTGGTCAACGACCAGCTCGGTGCCTGGCTCGAGAAGAACCCCGTCGAGGGCAAGGACATCATCCGCAAGGCCCAGGCCGCGGCGTCTGCGCGCATCGCCGCCCGCAAGGCGCGCGACCTTGCCCGCAACCGCAAGGGCCTGCTCGGCGGTGGCGGCCTCCCCGGCAAGCTGTCCGACTGCCAGTCACGCAACCCCGAGGAGTGCGAGGTCTTCATCGTCGAGGGTGACTCGGCAGGCGGCTCCGCCCGACAGGGCCGCGATCCGCGCATCCAGGCGATCCTCCCGATCCGCGGCAAGATCCTCAACGTCGAGAAGGCGCGCATCGACAAGGTCCTGGGCAACCAGGAGGTGCAGTCGATCATCTCCGCACTGGGCACCGGCATCCAGGAGGAGTTCGACCTCGACAAGCTGCGCTACCACAAGGTCGTGCTGATGGCCGACGCCGACGTCGACGGCCACCACATCAACACGCTCCTGCTGACGCTGCTGTTCCGGTTCATGAAGCCGCTCATCGAGCACGGCCACGTCTTCATGGCGCAGCCGCCGCTCTACCGGCTCCGCTGGAACAAGCCTCACGAGCACGAGTTCGTCTACTCCGACTCCGAGCGCGACGCCCTGCTGCGCGCCGGCACCGAGGCCGGGAAGAAGCTCCCGAAGGAGAACCCGGTCCAGCGCTACAAGGGTCTCGGCGAGATGAACGCCAAGGAGCTGTGGGAGACCACGATGGACCCCGACCAGCGGCTGATGCTCCAGGTGACGCTCGACGACGCCGCCCACGCCGACGAGATCTTCTCGATCCTGATGGGGGAGGACGTCGAGCAGCGGCGCTCCTTCATCCAGCGCAACGCAAAGGACGTCCGATTCCTCGATATCTGA
- the gnd gene encoding phosphogluconate dehydrogenase (NAD(+)-dependent, decarboxylating): protein MHIGLVGLGKMGGNMRTRMRNAGLTVVGYDRNPDVSDVDSLAALVDALPSPKVVWVMVPSGDPTRSTIAELKELLGEGDLVVDGGNSKYTDDAVNAASLAEKGIGFVDCGVSGGVWGLENGYALMYGGAAEDAAKVMPAFEALKPGDTEDGLVHCGSAPGAGHFAKMVHNGIEYAMMQAYAEGWELLEKSELVENVPDIFSSWRTGTVVRSWLLDLLTEAIREDEHLDKLRGYAEDSGEGRWTVEAAIENAVPMHVIAASLFARFTSRQDDSPAMKAIAAMRNQFGGHAVHTEPPPGGEANPDV from the coding sequence ATGCACATCGGACTCGTCGGCCTCGGGAAGATGGGCGGCAACATGCGCACCCGGATGCGCAACGCGGGCCTCACCGTGGTCGGCTACGACCGCAACCCCGACGTCAGCGACGTCGACAGCCTGGCCGCGCTGGTCGACGCGCTCCCCAGCCCCAAGGTCGTGTGGGTGATGGTGCCCTCCGGCGACCCGACCCGCTCGACCATCGCGGAGCTCAAGGAGCTGCTCGGCGAGGGCGACCTCGTGGTCGACGGCGGCAACTCCAAGTACACCGACGACGCGGTCAACGCCGCCTCGCTGGCAGAGAAGGGCATCGGCTTCGTCGACTGCGGCGTCTCCGGCGGGGTGTGGGGGCTCGAGAACGGCTACGCCCTGATGTACGGCGGCGCGGCCGAGGACGCCGCGAAGGTGATGCCGGCGTTCGAGGCGCTCAAGCCGGGTGACACCGAGGACGGCCTGGTGCACTGCGGGTCCGCGCCGGGTGCCGGCCACTTCGCGAAGATGGTCCACAACGGGATCGAGTACGCGATGATGCAGGCCTACGCCGAGGGATGGGAGCTGCTCGAGAAGTCCGAGCTCGTCGAGAACGTGCCCGACATCTTCTCCTCCTGGCGCACCGGCACCGTCGTCCGCTCCTGGCTGCTCGACCTCCTGACCGAGGCGATCCGCGAGGACGAGCACCTCGACAAGCTGCGCGGCTACGCCGAGGACTCCGGCGAGGGCCGGTGGACCGTCGAGGCGGCCATCGAGAACGCCGTCCCGATGCACGTCATCGCCGCGTCGCTCTTCGCGCGGTTCACCTCCCGCCAGGACGACAGCCCGGCGATGAAGGCGATCGCCGCGATGCGCAACCAGTTCGGCGGTCACGCCGTGCACACCGAGCCGCCCCCGGGTGGCGAGGCCAACCCGGACGTCTGA
- the recF gene encoding DNA replication/repair protein RecF (All proteins in this family for which functions are known are DNA-binding proteins that assist the filamentation of RecA onto DNA for the initiation of recombination or recombinational repair.), translating into MHVSHLTLHDFRSYGEVDVPLEAGVTAFIGRNGQGKTNLVEAIDYLSRLSSHRVATDAPLVRAGAEQAVVRAAVVRDGRTAVLEIELNPGRANRARVNKSPLPRARDLVGLVRTVVFSPEDLTLVKGDPSDRRRFLDDLLVLRTPRLAGVKADYDRVLRQRNTLLKTLYAARGPAREGALATLAVWDDQLVATGTELLEARERLVADLAPYLGKAYEAVARGASRDDARIAYEPSVPLVVEEARTGRHETFRSELARRQSDEIRRGITLVGPHRDELVMTLGPGEDQRLPVKGYASHGESWSFALALRLASYDLLRADGDDPILILDDVFAELDTERRAQLAALVSGAEQVLVTAAVEADVPEQLSGAVFHVAGGEVTRA; encoded by the coding sequence GTGCACGTCAGCCACCTGACCCTCCACGACTTCCGGTCGTACGGCGAGGTGGACGTGCCCCTCGAGGCGGGGGTCACCGCGTTCATCGGGCGCAACGGCCAGGGCAAGACCAACCTGGTCGAGGCGATCGACTACCTCTCACGGCTCTCCTCGCACCGCGTCGCCACCGACGCGCCACTGGTGCGGGCCGGTGCCGAGCAGGCGGTGGTCCGCGCGGCCGTCGTACGCGACGGGCGCACGGCGGTCCTCGAGATCGAGCTCAACCCCGGCCGCGCCAACCGCGCCCGCGTCAACAAGTCGCCGCTGCCGCGCGCCCGCGACCTGGTCGGCCTGGTGCGCACGGTCGTCTTCAGCCCCGAGGACCTCACCCTGGTCAAGGGCGACCCGTCGGACCGGCGGCGGTTCCTCGACGACCTGCTCGTGCTGCGCACGCCGCGGCTCGCGGGGGTCAAGGCCGACTACGACCGGGTGCTCCGGCAGCGCAACACCCTCCTCAAGACGCTGTACGCCGCCCGCGGGCCCGCGCGCGAGGGCGCGCTCGCGACCCTCGCCGTGTGGGACGACCAGCTCGTCGCCACCGGGACCGAGCTGCTCGAGGCGCGGGAGCGCCTCGTGGCCGACCTGGCGCCGTACCTGGGCAAGGCCTACGAGGCGGTGGCGCGTGGGGCGTCGCGCGACGACGCCCGCATCGCCTACGAGCCGTCGGTTCCTCTGGTGGTCGAGGAGGCCCGCACCGGCCGTCACGAGACCTTCCGCTCCGAGCTCGCCCGCCGCCAGTCCGACGAGATCCGTCGCGGCATCACCCTGGTCGGCCCGCACCGCGACGAGCTGGTGATGACGCTCGGGCCGGGCGAGGACCAGCGGCTGCCCGTGAAGGGCTACGCCTCCCACGGTGAGTCGTGGTCATTCGCGCTCGCGCTGCGGCTCGCGTCCTACGACCTGCTGCGCGCCGACGGCGACGACCCGATCCTGATCCTCGACGACGTCTTCGCCGAGCTCGACACCGAGCGACGCGCCCAGCTGGCGGCGCTGGTCTCGGGCGCGGAGCAGGTCCTGGTCACCGCCGCCGTCGAGGCCGACGTGCCCGAGCAGCTCTCGGGCGCGGTGTTCCACGTGGCCGGCGGCGAGGTCACCCGTGCCTGA